CAGTTCAAAGTTATCAGTCACATATGAGTTATCTAAATACTGAAGAAAATATTTCAAGCTCTTGATAATAATGTCGCAGTTTTGAAGATTGTATTTTACAATACCAACAAATTCATTCTCTTCCCAAGTAATAATATCTCCAAAGGCTGTTACGAACATCGGAAAAAGAAGTAAGGAACTATTCATAATAATAGCCGTAGCAAATCTTTGCATTTTTGCCTTATCTTTTTTAAGATAGTACTATTAAAAAAAAGAAAAGGTGAAAATCGTGGAAACATATACACTTGCAAATGGGGTTGCTATTCCTAAAATTGGTTTTGGAACTTGGCAAATTGCTGAAGGCGAAGAAGCCTATAACAGCGTTAGCTTCGCACTTAAGGCGGGTTACACACATATTGATACCGCACAAATTTACGGTAACGAGGTTTCTGTAGGTAAGGCGATTGCTGATAGTGATTTGGCACGTGAGGATATTTTCCTAACTACCAAACTTTGGAATGATAAGCACGATTACGAGTTGGCTAAGACTTCTATCGATGAGTCTCTCGAAAGACTTGGTGTGGATTATTTGGATCTTTTGCTTATCCATTGGCCTAATCCAAAGGCGCTTCGTGAGAATGATGCTTGGAAGGCTGGCAATGCGGGTGCATGGAAGGCTATGGAAGAAGCCTACAAAGAAGGTAAGGTGCGTGCTATCGGTGTGTCAAACTTTATGCAACATCACCTAGAAGCTCTTTTTGAAACAGCTAAAATTGTTCCACATGTCAATCAAATCCTCTTGGCTCCAGGTTGTGACCAAGAAGACTTAGTTGCCTATTGCCAAGAGCGCGATATCCTTCTTGAAGCCTATAGTCCACTAGGTACAGGTAGCATTTTTGCAAATGAAGATGTTGAAGCAGTGGCTGAACGTAACGGTAAATCTGTGGCACAAGTTGCTCTGCGTTGGAGCCTTCAAAAAGGTTTCTTGCCACTACCTAAGTCTGTGACACCTAAAAATATAAAAGCTAACTTGGATATCTTCGGCTTCGACTTATCAGAGGAAGATATGGCAGTCTTGGATAAGATTCAAGGCATCAAAACTCAGGATGATCCTGACACAGTTAATTTTTAATAGGATTTTAAGCAACCCATCAGGGTTGCTTTTTAGTGTGTTTCTTTAGATTTGCTATGATGAAACTATCATTTTTTATTTATAGATGGGAGTTACGTAATGGAGTCTCGAAATCTTTTGCCTCAGAATACACGTACTTCATTACCAATCATCAAACACTCCGCCTGTAAGTTGGTACATGAGGTAAATGTGTCCAAGGTTTTTACAATTCGCGCCACATGAAATTATTTAAGCATAACCTTTTTCTCTCATTACCATTTTCTGTTATAATGAATTGTATTTCTAAAGTAGAAAGGTATTAATATGACAACTCTTATTAAGCATAAACGTGTAGAATTTTCAGAACTATTTTATGACCTAGTTTTTGTTTTTGCAATTTCAAAAGTAACTACTTTAATTGAGCATCTTCATAACGGTATTTTGACTTGGAATTCTTTCCTTGATTTTTTCATAGCTGTCTTGGTTCTCACCGATTCCTGGATGATTCAAACCCTTTATACCAATCGCTATGGAAAGAACTCTTTATTTAACATGGTAATCATGTTTATCAAAATGGGAATTTTACTCTTTATAGCCAATATGATGGGACCTGATTGGCAACAATATTTTCATTATCTCTGTTGGGCTATTGGTACATTAACCCTTACCTTGTTTTTTCAATATTTGGTTGAGTTTTTTAGAAAATCAACCGATGATGTTAATCGGGAAAGTATCAAAGGTTTTCTATGGATAACAGGGCTAGGAAGTTTAGGAGTCTATTTAGCAGCTCTTCTTCCTCTTCCTATTTACGTTAGAGTCTATATCTTCTTTGCTAGTATTCTGCTAACGTTTATTATGCCAATTATCTTGCTTAGTAAAGATAAGCATTACCAGGTAAATCTCCCCCATTTAATCGAGCGCATCTCCCTTCTTGTCATTATTACGTTTGGAGAGATGATTATGGAGCTAGCTAACTTCTTTACAATCGAGAATTTCTCGATTTATTCGGTTCTTTATTTCATTATTATGCTTTCTCTGTTCTTGTTTTATTTTGGTCAATTCGACCATGCTATTGATGAAAAATCTGATCAAAAGGGACTATTTCTAATTTACAGTCACTATCCTATTTTCATTGGACTTATGATGATGACTGTATCGATTGGCTTTCTTCAGAATCCTGAAGTTAATCGTCTCTTTGCAACCAGCTTCTCTTATATCGGATTTGGCCTCTTTCAAGCTGCTGTCCTAGTAAATGGGCCCTATAACAAACACTATCTTCGCTATTCGAAAAGTTACTACTGTGTCCAAGCGACACTCTATCTGGCTGCCTTGATTCTCTCTTTAATCTTTGCTTCTAATCCTATAATAGTAGTGAGTATAACAACCATTTTAGCTCTAGCTATAGCCACTCATTTTATTTATTTTTATGTGACACAGAATAAAAAATATTCCAAATCTAACTGGGGGTTCTTTTAATGAGTTTATAACATAAAAAAAGCTTTGGGAACCAAGGCTTTTTTTTCATTAATTTGTTTTTCCATTTTATCCTCCGATTTGAACTCGCACTGACATTTATTTATAACAACACTATATATCTAGTATGGTATAATCATTAGGTATTATAGGTTTTCAAACAAAATACGAGTCATTCGTTTTTGCCCCACTTTTGCCCCATTTTGAAATATTTACATTGAAAATACCTAAAAGTATTTCCCTAAAATCAGCTATATTTCAACATTTTTGTTTATTTTCAATATGAAAAGTTCTTACAAATCCATGCAGGGGGCATCTAAATCAACAGGAAAAAGCCTTGAAAACCAAGGCTTTTTTGCTTGTCTCAAAAGTATTTGGCTCATATTTTTATATACTATAATGTAGCGTACGAAGTTAGAACATCCTGCATCATTGTTATTCCATATAAAATAAAAAAGCACCTTTGAACCCTAGCAAACATTTGACAGCTCTTCACCGAATCCGCTATGATAAGGGTACTTGAAATTCCAAGTTTTCGTTGCATCTTAAATGTAAGGAGTCCAAAATGAAAATCTATTATTCAAAATATATCGGATATGGCTCTCTGGCTTTTGCTTGTGCGCTCTTTGTCCACTTAGCTTTTTTATCGGTCCTAGGTTTTGAGGGTTTTCCAAAAATCACTTTTATCACTCTCATTCAAATCCTTTTATTTTTGATTGCGATCTATGCAACCATTGCTGGGATCAAAAGGCTGACCAGTCGTCAGATCGCCTTTGAGCTGACTTCTGATGGGATCTATGCTTATCAAGGAGTGATTCTGACAAAAGACATCTTTATTCCCAAGGAAGATTTGGTGAGTGCAGCCTATAAAGTGGCTGACGTTAGTGACCCCGATCACCAAAATAGTAAGAGTTATTTTATCGAATTTCAGCTGAGGGAAAATACTGCACTAGAAAATCTCTCAAAATCCAATACGATCATTAACACAGAGCACCATACCGTAAAACTCTTCGTCAATTTTTGTAAATTTAAGGAAGAAGATTGGCAAAACCTATCCAAGTACTTGACGAACGAATATCAAATAACCGTTTTGTAGCAAAGAAAAAGAGGCTGGGACAAAAGTCCTAGCCTCTCAATTATCTTTGGATTGTCGAGCAAGACGCAGTGGTTGAGTGGGCTCTACTACGCTGATTTCATCAGCTTTTACAGCCCTACTCAACTGTGCGGAGGTGGGACGACGAAATCGAATTCTAACGAATTACCGATTTCTGTCTCACTCTCTTTTTTATCTGTTCTTAATTCCCCATTTTTCCTTTGGGTACGAGCAGATAGAAAAATAGCAAATTCAATCCAAATACGGCAACAAAGAGCGCTAATTGAGGGACATCGATCGTTTGTTTCTCGGTCAAATCTTGGACCAGTTTTGTATAATAATAGCCTGGGAAAGCCCGCTGTAGCTTGCCAACTAAGTCCATAAATCCTCCACTTGCGCCAAGCGTATCAAAGGGAATAATGGTCATAGCGGCCAAAATAATAACAGGAAAGCCAATGGTGTCAATCGTCTTGGCATCTACCCTGACCCCAAGTACAAAGCCAATCACACTAAAGTAGATCCCCATCAAGGATAAGAGGAAAAATTGTACCAACAGGCTAGTCGTCACCGGAAAGTGAAAACCTAGAACAGCAACTACTAGTACTGCTAAAAAGATCAAGCTGTTCAGAATCAGTTGTACGATACTTT
The DNA window shown above is from Streptococcus sp. S1 and carries:
- a CDS encoding aldo/keto reductase — translated: METYTLANGVAIPKIGFGTWQIAEGEEAYNSVSFALKAGYTHIDTAQIYGNEVSVGKAIADSDLAREDIFLTTKLWNDKHDYELAKTSIDESLERLGVDYLDLLLIHWPNPKALRENDAWKAGNAGAWKAMEEAYKEGKVRAIGVSNFMQHHLEALFETAKIVPHVNQILLAPGCDQEDLVAYCQERDILLEAYSPLGTGSIFANEDVEAVAERNGKSVAQVALRWSLQKGFLPLPKSVTPKNIKANLDIFGFDLSEEDMAVLDKIQGIKTQDDPDTVNF
- a CDS encoding low temperature requirement protein A: MTTLIKHKRVEFSELFYDLVFVFAISKVTTLIEHLHNGILTWNSFLDFFIAVLVLTDSWMIQTLYTNRYGKNSLFNMVIMFIKMGILLFIANMMGPDWQQYFHYLCWAIGTLTLTLFFQYLVEFFRKSTDDVNRESIKGFLWITGLGSLGVYLAALLPLPIYVRVYIFFASILLTFIMPIILLSKDKHYQVNLPHLIERISLLVIITFGEMIMELANFFTIENFSIYSVLYFIIMLSLFLFYFGQFDHAIDEKSDQKGLFLIYSHYPIFIGLMMMTVSIGFLQNPEVNRLFATSFSYIGFGLFQAAVLVNGPYNKHYLRYSKSYYCVQATLYLAALILSLIFASNPIIVVSITTILALAIATHFIYFYVTQNKKYSKSNWGFF
- a CDS encoding ABC transporter; protein product: MRKIQLKQVLRNKRFVLFTIILPIGWYIFFYQLQKGVSPSILLGIAVFIGVIGNSLATFSKRIASDIGFYSFESHFTSYSVKNYLWDQSIVQLILNSLIFLAVLVVAVLGFHFPVTTSLLVQFFLLSLMGIYFSVIGFVLGVRVDAKTIDTIGFPVIILAAMTIIPFDTLGASGGFMDLVGKLQRAFPGYYYTKLVQDLTEKQTIDVPQLALFVAVFGLNLLFFYLLVPKGKMGN